The following are from one region of the Qipengyuania flava genome:
- a CDS encoding division plane positioning ATPase MipZ: MVSHPHRIVFANEKGGTGKSTTAVHVAVALAFRGAKVVAFDLDHRQRTMCRYFENRAETMRRRGVDLPTAQCHVVEGLSPDEMEALVAEKAAGADFVVIDTPGRDDPLARHSATTADTLVTPMNDSFVDFDLIGQVEGESFKVKKLSFYAELIWEARLKRSRASINEKRAQMDWVVVRNRTGYTEARNMARIEQALTEMSKRVGFRVAKGLSERVIYRELFPSGLTLLDKGHLGDLGTSHLVARQELRGLVASLRLPGGASEPAQEAAQ; this comes from the coding sequence ATGGTCTCGCACCCCCACCGTATTGTTTTCGCCAATGAGAAAGGCGGCACCGGCAAGTCGACCACCGCTGTGCACGTAGCGGTCGCGCTGGCGTTTCGCGGCGCAAAGGTCGTCGCCTTCGACCTCGATCACCGCCAGCGCACCATGTGCCGCTATTTCGAGAACCGGGCGGAAACGATGCGTCGCAGGGGTGTCGACCTGCCCACGGCGCAGTGCCACGTGGTCGAGGGTCTCAGTCCTGACGAGATGGAGGCCCTGGTGGCCGAGAAGGCCGCAGGCGCCGATTTCGTCGTGATCGACACGCCCGGGCGCGACGACCCGCTTGCGCGCCATTCCGCCACCACGGCCGACACGCTGGTCACGCCAATGAACGACAGCTTCGTCGACTTCGACCTCATCGGCCAGGTCGAAGGCGAGAGCTTCAAGGTGAAGAAGCTCTCTTTCTACGCCGAGCTGATCTGGGAAGCGCGCCTAAAGCGAAGCCGCGCCTCGATCAACGAGAAGCGCGCGCAGATGGATTGGGTCGTGGTGCGCAACCGCACCGGCTACACCGAAGCGCGCAACATGGCGCGTATCGAGCAGGCGCTGACGGAAATGTCGAAGCGGGTCGGCTTTCGCGTGGCGAAGGGACTGTCCGAACGCGTGATCTATCGCGAGCTCTTCCCCTCTGGCCTCACCCTGCTCGACAAGGGGCACCTGGGCGATCTTGGCACCAGCCACCTCGTGGCGCGCCAGGAATTGCGCGGCCTTGTGGCGAGCCTGCGGCTGCCTGGCGGGGCGTCCGAGCCTGCGCAGGAGGCGGCGCAATGA
- a CDS encoding CsgG/HfaB family protein, which translates to MKKALFTALAVLSMTGMAAEPIVAQGRSSGRKAQDRATMEIPRCTQNLGTIAVVEPDDKWWRELNLGSPEQIIRVFVQRSGCFTMVNRGRAMRSRAMERALQEQGEMQDGQNVGLGQVRAADYFLQPDIVSANSNSGGGGGILGGVVGGLFGRTAGALAGGIRVKKGEANVVLSLVNARTTVEEALVEGYFRKKDLGWAAGGGLFGGGGGAAGGFGSYENTAIGQIIVLAYLNAYTDMVTQLGGLPLDAAAAAPEAR; encoded by the coding sequence ATGAAGAAGGCACTATTCACGGCGCTGGCCGTGCTTTCCATGACCGGAATGGCAGCAGAGCCCATTGTGGCACAGGGGCGTTCGTCCGGTCGCAAAGCGCAAGACCGGGCCACGATGGAAATTCCGCGCTGCACGCAGAATCTCGGCACCATCGCGGTGGTCGAACCCGACGACAAGTGGTGGCGCGAGCTCAATCTCGGCAGTCCGGAACAGATCATCCGTGTCTTCGTCCAGCGGTCAGGCTGCTTCACCATGGTCAACCGTGGCCGCGCCATGCGCAGCCGGGCGATGGAGCGCGCGCTGCAGGAGCAGGGCGAGATGCAGGACGGCCAGAACGTCGGCCTCGGCCAGGTGCGGGCGGCCGATTACTTCCTCCAGCCCGATATCGTAAGCGCAAACAGCAATTCGGGCGGCGGCGGCGGTATCCTCGGCGGCGTGGTCGGCGGCCTCTTCGGTCGGACGGCAGGCGCCCTTGCCGGCGGGATCCGCGTGAAAAAGGGCGAAGCCAATGTCGTGCTCTCGCTCGTCAACGCGCGCACCACGGTCGAGGAAGCGCTGGTCGAAGGCTACTTCCGCAAGAAGGACCTCGGCTGGGCAGCCGGTGGCGGCCTGTTCGGCGGCGGCGGCGGTGCTGCCGGCGGTTTCGGTAGCTACGAGAACACGGCGATCGGCCAGATCATCGTGCTCGCCTACCTCAACGCCTACACCGACATGGTCACCCAGCTCGGCGGCTTGCCGCTCGACGCGGCGGCGGCAGCGCCCGAAGCGCGCTAG
- the panC gene encoding pantoate--beta-alanine ligase, giving the protein METVTTLARLRPATDALRTSGSLALVPTMGALHEGHLTLVREAREKADHVAVSIFVNPRQFGPNEDLDAYPRQMARDSALLEAEGVALLWAPPPDEVYPKGYATNISVEGVSSGLCGGDRPGHFDGVATVVCKLFNQVRPDLAFFGEKDWQQLAVIRRMARDLDLTRPHVDAIHGVPIVREADGLAMSSRNAYLSAEQRAIAAALPRAMSGAIAEMRGGMAVKTALRELSATLLAAGFDSVDYAEVRTGADLIPSVEADPENRLFVAARIGGTRLIDNRALG; this is encoded by the coding sequence CTGGAAACCGTTACCACCCTCGCCCGCTTGCGCCCGGCCACCGACGCGCTGCGCACCAGTGGCTCGCTCGCGCTGGTTCCGACCATGGGAGCCCTGCACGAAGGCCACCTTACGCTGGTGCGAGAGGCGCGCGAGAAGGCCGATCATGTCGCCGTCTCGATCTTCGTGAACCCGCGGCAGTTCGGCCCGAACGAGGATCTCGACGCCTATCCGCGCCAAATGGCCCGCGACAGCGCGCTGCTCGAAGCCGAAGGGGTCGCGCTGCTTTGGGCCCCGCCTCCCGATGAGGTCTATCCGAAAGGCTACGCCACCAACATCTCTGTCGAGGGTGTCAGCTCGGGCCTTTGCGGCGGCGACCGGCCGGGCCATTTCGACGGCGTGGCGACGGTCGTGTGCAAGCTGTTCAACCAGGTCCGGCCCGATCTTGCCTTCTTCGGCGAGAAAGACTGGCAGCAGCTGGCTGTCATTCGGCGAATGGCGCGCGATCTCGACCTCACGCGGCCGCATGTGGACGCCATCCACGGCGTGCCGATCGTGCGCGAAGCCGATGGCCTCGCCATGTCCAGCCGCAACGCCTACCTCTCTGCCGAGCAGCGCGCGATTGCTGCGGCGCTGCCTCGCGCAATGTCCGGGGCAATCGCCGAAATGCGCGGAGGTATGGCGGTCAAAACGGCGCTGAGAGAACTGTCGGCAACCCTGCTGGCCGCGGGATTCGACAGCGTGGATTACGCCGAAGTCCGGACCGGCGCTGACCTGATCCCGAGCGTCGAGGCAGACCCGGAAAACCGGCTGTTCGTTGCGGCGCGCATCGGCGGTACACGCCTGATCGACAACCGCGCGCTGGGCTAG
- a CDS encoding OmpA family protein, with product MKGPFAKTLATLALPLALAACDRETAAPPPSGEEGETRSIFRPEFQVEPIEALQSTASLETRILFPEGSELTEQALAELATVVASPQARAGGPITLAGHSDSGGSDEVNMRASLERAEAVRDWMIANGVGEERITLIAFGEQNPAAPNALPDGTPNEEGRAANRRVEITVGSDAPAQEEREPTLAETLAAQAEEDDTPDSEAAAQ from the coding sequence ATGAAGGGCCCATTCGCCAAGACGCTAGCAACCCTCGCACTCCCGCTGGCCCTTGCCGCATGCGACCGGGAAACCGCCGCGCCGCCGCCTTCCGGTGAAGAAGGCGAAACGCGTTCGATCTTCCGGCCGGAATTCCAAGTCGAGCCGATCGAGGCCTTGCAATCGACGGCCTCGCTGGAGACCCGCATCCTCTTTCCCGAAGGATCGGAGCTTACCGAGCAGGCGCTTGCCGAGCTCGCCACGGTCGTCGCCTCGCCGCAGGCGCGCGCCGGTGGACCGATCACGCTAGCCGGCCACAGCGATTCCGGCGGCAGCGACGAGGTGAATATGCGCGCCTCGCTCGAACGCGCGGAAGCCGTGCGCGACTGGATGATCGCAAACGGCGTGGGCGAGGAGCGTATCACGCTGATTGCCTTCGGCGAGCAGAACCCCGCCGCCCCCAACGCATTGCCCGATGGCACTCCGAACGAGGAGGGGCGGGCGGCCAATCGCCGGGTCGAGATTACCGTGGGGAGCGATGCGCCTGCACAAGAGGAGCGCGAACCCACTCTTGCCGAGACGCTGGCTGCGCAGGCCGAAGAGGACGATACGCCAGATAGCGAGGCCGCCGCGCAATAG
- a CDS encoding cation:proton antiporter — protein sequence MEQTLVIAMVGMLGIGAQWLAWRTGWPAIVLMLAAGFLAGPILGLFDPERAFGDLLDPMIAIGVALILFEGGLSLDFRELRHAGDGVWRLVLLGGPIAWVLGAFAAHSIGGLEWPVAILFAGILVVTGPTVVMPLLRQSSVKARPAAILKWEAIVNDPIGALFAVVAYEYFRAVAESPGAGVFEVVPPLIFAAILAGLIGYIAAAAIAWAFPRGAIPEFLKVPVLLTSVIVVFVLSNQIEHEAGLVAVTVMGIALANMNISSLRSIHPFKQNIAVILISGIFILLSASLEFEELSYLNWNFALFLLAILFLVRPATILLSLLGSSVPWNERLFLAWIAPRGIVLVAISGLFALRLEDIGYDGTALIGLSFAVVVATIVAHGFTIDLVARLLNLKGSNRPGILIIGSTPWTIQLALMMQELKSPVMIVDSSWQRLALARQKGLPFYHGEILNEATEHNLDLAPYQVLVAATENEAYNALVCNEFAYEIGRDTVYQLGDAVDDDDRHALPSSIRGRALFDSGFGVEDVNERLAQGWVFRKTKLSEEFDFEAAQERLPEAANMLLLIRESGTLRFFTHAARPEPRAGDIIVSFAPRQERTAQDAAAKRERKRGKTQEQGSAA from the coding sequence ATGGAACAGACATTGGTTATCGCTATGGTCGGAATGCTGGGCATTGGTGCCCAGTGGCTGGCCTGGCGCACTGGCTGGCCGGCCATTGTCCTGATGCTGGCGGCGGGCTTTCTCGCCGGCCCTATCCTCGGCCTGTTCGATCCCGAACGCGCCTTTGGCGACCTGCTCGACCCGATGATTGCCATCGGCGTGGCGCTGATCCTGTTCGAAGGCGGACTGAGCCTCGATTTCCGTGAGCTGCGCCACGCAGGCGACGGGGTCTGGCGTCTCGTCTTGCTTGGCGGCCCGATCGCCTGGGTGCTGGGCGCCTTTGCCGCGCATTCGATCGGCGGCCTCGAATGGCCCGTGGCGATCCTATTTGCCGGCATCCTCGTTGTCACCGGCCCAACCGTGGTCATGCCACTGCTCAGACAATCCTCGGTCAAGGCGAGGCCCGCAGCGATCCTCAAATGGGAAGCCATCGTCAACGATCCCATCGGCGCGCTGTTTGCCGTGGTCGCCTACGAATACTTCCGCGCGGTGGCCGAATCGCCGGGTGCGGGCGTGTTCGAGGTGGTGCCGCCGCTGATCTTCGCGGCCATTCTCGCAGGCCTGATCGGCTATATCGCCGCTGCGGCCATTGCCTGGGCCTTCCCGCGCGGCGCCATTCCGGAATTCCTCAAGGTCCCCGTGCTGCTGACCTCGGTCATCGTGGTCTTCGTGCTGTCGAACCAGATCGAGCACGAGGCGGGTCTGGTTGCCGTGACCGTGATGGGCATTGCGCTCGCCAACATGAACATCTCGTCGCTGCGCAGCATCCACCCGTTCAAGCAGAACATCGCCGTGATCCTTATTTCCGGCATCTTCATCCTGCTTTCGGCGAGTCTCGAGTTCGAGGAGCTCTCCTATCTCAACTGGAACTTCGCCCTGTTCCTCCTCGCGATCCTGTTCCTGGTCAGGCCGGCCACCATCCTGCTCAGCCTGCTGGGCAGCTCGGTGCCGTGGAACGAGCGCCTGTTCCTCGCCTGGATCGCGCCGCGTGGTATCGTGCTCGTCGCCATCTCCGGCCTGTTCGCCCTGCGGCTCGAAGACATCGGCTATGACGGCACCGCACTCATTGGCCTCAGTTTTGCCGTGGTCGTGGCCACGATCGTGGCGCACGGCTTCACGATCGACCTCGTCGCGCGCCTGCTCAACCTCAAGGGCAGCAACCGGCCGGGCATCCTCATCATCGGCAGCACTCCGTGGACGATCCAGCTCGCGCTCATGATGCAGGAGCTCAAATCCCCGGTGATGATTGTCGATTCCAGTTGGCAGCGCCTCGCCCTTGCACGGCAGAAGGGCCTGCCGTTCTATCACGGCGAAATCCTGAACGAGGCTACCGAGCACAATCTTGATCTCGCGCCCTACCAGGTCCTTGTCGCAGCAACGGAGAACGAGGCCTACAACGCCCTAGTGTGCAACGAATTCGCCTATGAAATCGGCCGTGACACGGTTTACCAGCTGGGCGATGCCGTTGATGACGACGATCGCCACGCGCTGCCCAGCAGCATTCGCGGCCGTGCGCTGTTCGATTCCGGTTTCGGGGTGGAGGATGTGAACGAGCGCCTCGCGCAGGGCTGGGTCTTCCGCAAGACCAAGCTGTCGGAAGAGTTCGATTTCGAAGCGGCCCAGGAACGCCTGCCTGAGGCAGCGAACATGCTGCTGCTCATCCGCGAGAGTGGCACCTTGCGCTTCTTCACCCATGCCGCGCGCCCCGAACCGCGCGCCGGCGACATCATCGTAAGCTTTGCGCCGCGCCAGGAGCGCACCGCGCAGGACGCCGCTGCCAAGCGCGAACGCAAGCGCGGCAAGACGCAGGAACAGGGGAGCGCCGCATGA
- a CDS encoding adenine phosphoribosyltransferase, translating into MTPEELKALVRTIPDFPKSGIQFRDITTLLGHGPGFAATVEWLAGEVEGAEAIAGMEARGFIFGAAVSARLGLPFLPIRKPGKLPCEVIGVDYELEYGLDRLEMDPSAVADGQTVAIVDDLLATGGTAIAATTLLRKAGATVERAAFVIDLPDLGGSRKLAAEAVAVHRLMEFEGD; encoded by the coding sequence ATGACACCGGAAGAGCTCAAGGCGCTCGTCCGCACCATTCCGGATTTTCCCAAGTCCGGAATCCAGTTTCGCGACATCACGACCCTGCTCGGCCATGGCCCGGGCTTTGCCGCGACCGTCGAATGGCTGGCCGGGGAAGTCGAAGGGGCAGAGGCCATTGCCGGAATGGAAGCGCGCGGTTTCATCTTCGGCGCGGCGGTATCGGCGCGCCTCGGCCTTCCCTTCCTGCCCATCCGCAAGCCGGGCAAGCTGCCCTGCGAGGTGATCGGGGTAGACTACGAACTCGAGTACGGCCTCGACCGGCTGGAGATGGATCCGAGCGCGGTCGCGGATGGCCAGACCGTCGCCATTGTCGACGACCTGCTGGCAACGGGCGGCACCGCGATTGCGGCGACCACCCTCTTGCGCAAGGCCGGCGCTACGGTCGAGCGCGCGGCCTTCGTCATCGACCTGCCCGATCTCGGCGGCAGCCGGAAGCTTGCCGCCGAAGCGGTTGCCGTCCACCGGTTGATGGAGTTCGAGGGCGACTGA
- a CDS encoding cytochrome c1 produces the protein MTKLLSVRLVAILVGLGFAVIALYSFVLGAYAAMTEEPAGHAPYSKPESHDFSFEGPFGKWDIQQLQRGFKVYDEVCAACHSLKYVAFRDLEQIGYDEGQVKAFAASKQVPGIDPNTGEATTRPGLPTDYFPSPYPNNVAAAAANNNAIPPDLSLMTKARGDGVNYVASLLSGYAEPSEELLAEYPEVAPGPGLYHNPYFPNLNLAMAPPLTTSGQVTYDDGTEATVQQMSEDVAAFLAWTAEPTMVQRKQTGWPVLIFLLFATVLAYLSKQQIWAAAKKRKGD, from the coding sequence ATGACCAAACTTCTCAGCGTCCGCCTCGTTGCCATCCTCGTCGGCCTCGGCTTTGCCGTGATCGCGCTCTATTCCTTCGTCCTCGGTGCCTACGCCGCGATGACGGAAGAGCCGGCCGGCCACGCGCCCTACAGCAAGCCCGAAAGCCACGACTTCTCGTTCGAAGGCCCCTTCGGCAAGTGGGACATCCAGCAGCTGCAGCGCGGCTTCAAGGTGTATGACGAAGTCTGCGCCGCCTGCCACAGCCTCAAGTACGTTGCGTTCCGCGATCTCGAGCAGATCGGTTACGACGAAGGCCAGGTGAAGGCATTCGCCGCCTCGAAGCAGGTGCCGGGCATCGATCCGAACACCGGCGAAGCGACCACGCGTCCGGGCCTGCCGACGGATTACTTCCCGTCGCCCTACCCGAACAACGTCGCTGCCGCGGCTGCCAACAACAACGCCATTCCGCCCGATCTTTCGCTGATGACGAAAGCACGCGGCGACGGTGTGAACTACGTGGCCTCGCTGCTGTCCGGCTATGCCGAGCCGAGCGAAGAGCTGCTGGCGGAATATCCGGAAGTCGCTCCGGGTCCGGGCCTCTATCACAACCCGTACTTCCCCAACCTCAACCTCGCGATGGCTCCGCCGCTGACCACCTCCGGTCAGGTCACCTATGACGACGGCACCGAAGCCACCGTGCAGCAGATGTCGGAAGACGTCGCCGCCTTCCTCGCCTGGACCGCCGAGCCGACCATGGTTCAGCGCAAGCAGACGGGCTGGCCGGTGCTGATCTTCCTGCTCTTCGCCACCGTCCTCGCCTATCTGTCGAAGCAGCAGATCTGGGCCGCCGCGAAGAAGCGCAAGGGCGACTGA
- a CDS encoding cytochrome b, translating into MSFPWAKEYTPTNPVMKFLDEKLPLPRLVYNAVGAGYPVPRNLSYFWNFGVLAGFFLVVQIVTGVVLAMHYAANAQVAFATTEHIMRDVNWGWLMRYAHANGASFFFIVVYLHIFRGLFYSSYKAPREMIWLLGVVIFLLMMATAFMGYVLPWGQMSFWGAKVITGLFGAIPVVGEPIQIWLLGGFAPDNAALNRFFSLHFLLPFVIAGVVILHIWALHIPGSSNPTGVEVKSESDTLPFHPYYTAKDGFGLGVALLFFFAMVFFLPNALGHPDNYIEANPLSTPAHIVPEWYFWPFYAILRAFTVDFLFVPAKLLGVIAMFGSILIWFFLPWLDKSPVRSGHYRPLFRKFFWFGLIPAMIVLFICGGAPAEEPYVMLSQIATAYYFLHFLVILPIVSQIEKPEPLPYSITEAVLGEDKQATVGANAQPAA; encoded by the coding sequence ATGAGCTTTCCCTGGGCCAAGGAATACACCCCGACCAACCCGGTCATGAAGTTCCTCGACGAGAAGCTGCCCCTGCCGCGCCTCGTCTACAACGCCGTCGGCGCCGGCTACCCGGTTCCGCGCAACCTGTCCTACTTCTGGAACTTCGGCGTCCTCGCCGGCTTCTTCCTCGTCGTGCAGATCGTCACCGGCGTCGTGCTGGCCATGCACTACGCAGCGAACGCGCAGGTGGCCTTCGCCACCACCGAACACATCATGCGCGACGTCAACTGGGGCTGGCTGATGCGCTACGCGCACGCCAACGGCGCCAGCTTCTTCTTCATCGTCGTCTACCTGCACATCTTCCGCGGCCTCTTCTACAGCTCGTACAAGGCCCCGCGCGAGATGATCTGGCTGCTCGGCGTCGTCATCTTCCTGCTCATGATGGCCACCGCCTTCATGGGTTACGTCCTGCCCTGGGGCCAGATGAGCTTCTGGGGTGCCAAGGTCATCACCGGCCTGTTCGGCGCGATCCCCGTGGTCGGCGAACCGATCCAGATCTGGCTGCTCGGCGGTTTCGCTCCCGATAACGCCGCGCTGAACCGCTTCTTCAGCCTGCACTTCCTGCTGCCCTTCGTGATCGCCGGTGTGGTCATCCTCCACATCTGGGCGCTCCACATCCCGGGTTCGTCGAACCCGACCGGTGTCGAAGTGAAGAGCGAAAGCGACACGCTGCCCTTCCACCCGTACTACACGGCAAAGGACGGCTTCGGCCTCGGCGTCGCGCTGCTGTTCTTCTTCGCGATGGTGTTCTTCCTGCCCAACGCCCTGGGCCACCCGGACAACTATATCGAAGCGAACCCGCTCTCGACCCCGGCGCACATCGTTCCCGAATGGTACTTCTGGCCGTTCTACGCGATCCTGCGCGCCTTCACGGTCGACTTCCTGTTCGTCCCCGCCAAGCTGCTGGGCGTGATCGCGATGTTCGGCTCGATCCTGATCTGGTTCTTCCTGCCCTGGCTCGACAAGTCGCCGGTGCGCAGCGGTCACTACCGCCCGCTGTTCCGCAAGTTCTTCTGGTTCGGCCTGATCCCCGCGATGATCGTCCTGTTCATCTGCGGCGGCGCGCCTGCTGAAGAGCCCTATGTGATGCTCAGCCAGATCGCGACGGCTTATTACTTCCTGCACTTCCTGGTGATCCTGCCGATCGTCAGCCAGATCGAGAAGCCCGAGCCGCTGCCCTATTCGATCACCGAAGCCGTGCTTGGCGAAGACAAGCAGGCGACCGTCGGCGCAAACGCCCAGCCGGCCGCCTAA
- the petA gene encoding ubiquinol-cytochrome c reductase iron-sulfur subunit has protein sequence MADTAATATPETAGETDDGIRRRDFLDIAAVSAAGIGGLAVVYPLVTQMAPSKDVLAASTTEVDVSSVEPGQAIKAVFRKQPLFIRRLTAEEIAEANARPVGTLRDPETLADRTKEGREDMLVTMGVCTHLGCVPLGAAEGEVKGEFGGYFCPCHGSHYDTAGRIIKGPAPTNLEVPEYEFTSETVIRVG, from the coding sequence ATGGCAGACACCGCTGCAACCGCAACTCCCGAAACGGCAGGCGAGACCGACGACGGTATCCGCCGCCGCGACTTCCTCGATATCGCTGCGGTCAGCGCAGCCGGCATCGGCGGCCTCGCGGTCGTTTATCCGCTGGTCACCCAGATGGCGCCGTCGAAGGACGTGCTCGCCGCCAGCACGACCGAAGTCGACGTTTCGTCGGTCGAGCCGGGCCAGGCGATCAAGGCGGTGTTCCGCAAGCAGCCGCTGTTCATCCGCCGCCTTACCGCAGAAGAGATCGCCGAAGCCAACGCGCGCCCCGTGGGCACGCTGCGCGACCCGGAAACCCTGGCCGACCGTACCAAGGAAGGCCGCGAGGACATGCTGGTGACGATGGGTGTCTGCACCCACCTCGGCTGTGTTCCGCTGGGCGCGGCCGAAGGCGAAGTGAAGGGCGAATTCGGCGGGTATTTCTGCCCCTGTCACGGTTCGCACTACGACACGGCCGGCCGCATCATCAAGGGCCCGGCCCCGACCAATCTGGAAGTGCCGGAGTACGAGTTCACCTCGGAAACCGTCATCCGCGTCGGCTAA
- the pgeF gene encoding peptidoglycan editing factor PgeF: MGGALRSELLDAFPHGFSTAEGLNLAEIAPGTALVRPEQVHSDEVFVVTHPWDDAPEGDAMVTNRTGLALGIVTADCAPVLLADPVAGVIGAAHAGWRGALGGVLENTVAAMGSLGARPSDIVAAIGPTIAQKSYEVDEAFRERFEDRDARFFDFGREGHRQFDLPAYVTHRLKAVGVGAVEDLREDTYSQPGRFFSYRRATHREEPSGGRQLSVIALPA, translated from the coding sequence ATGGGTGGTGCGCTTCGCTCGGAATTGCTGGACGCTTTTCCGCACGGGTTTTCAACCGCTGAAGGTCTCAATCTCGCAGAAATCGCTCCAGGAACGGCGCTGGTCCGCCCCGAGCAAGTGCATTCTGACGAAGTGTTCGTTGTGACCCACCCCTGGGACGACGCGCCCGAAGGCGACGCCATGGTCACCAATCGCACGGGGCTTGCTCTAGGCATTGTCACGGCCGATTGCGCGCCCGTGCTGCTGGCCGACCCGGTCGCCGGTGTGATCGGCGCCGCCCACGCCGGATGGCGCGGAGCGCTGGGCGGGGTGCTCGAAAACACCGTTGCCGCGATGGGGTCGCTGGGGGCCCGCCCCTCCGATATCGTGGCCGCAATCGGGCCGACCATCGCCCAGAAGAGCTACGAGGTCGACGAGGCCTTCCGCGAACGCTTCGAGGACCGCGACGCGCGGTTCTTCGATTTCGGGCGCGAGGGGCATCGCCAGTTCGACCTACCCGCCTATGTCACACACCGCCTGAAAGCGGTCGGCGTAGGCGCGGTCGAGGACCTTCGCGAAGACACCTACAGCCAGCCCGGGCGCTTCTTTTCCTACCGCCGGGCCACCCATCGCGAAGAGCCAAGCGGCGGCCGCCAGCTCAGCGTGATCGCTCTGCCTGCCTGA